From a single Rosa rugosa chromosome 7, drRosRugo1.1, whole genome shotgun sequence genomic region:
- the LOC133722663 gene encoding bifunctional 3-dehydroquinate dehydratase/shikimate dehydrogenase, chloroplastic-like, with protein MTLSSIPLATSDLQIGHGARKNSTLICVPVMGESVDQMLRQLQQAKELGADLVEIRLDYIKNFSPRQDLETLIKRSPLPTLVTYRPKWEGGEYEGDENKRQEALILAMELGADYIDVELKVANDFYSSIQGKKPEKVKIIVSSHNYENTPSAEEIGNLVATIQATGADIVKVATTALDITDNARIFQVLARSQVPMIGLLMGEKGLISRVLSAKYGSYVTFGTLEAGEVSAPGQPTVTDLLELYNFRQIGADTKVHGVIGNPIGHSKSPHLYNAAFKANNFNGIYLPLLVDSVANFINTYNSPDWVGYSYTIPHKEAGFKCCDEIDPNALAIGAISCMIRNPTDGKLKGYNVDYLGAIAAIEEGLRGLGLNGSSNGSGSPLAGRLFVVMGAGGAGKALAYGGKQKGARVVVANRSFDKAKILADKVGGEAITLAELANFHPEDGMVLVNTTSVGMKPRTDQTPIPKEALKNYCLVFDAIYTPKWTRLLTEAQESGAAVVFGTEMFLNQAFVQVEKFSGIPANKQLIRDTLARNT; from the exons ATGACTCTCAGCAGTATTCCG TTGGCTACGTCGGATCTTCAAATCGGTCATGGAGCTCGAAAAAATTCGACACTAATCTGTGTGCCGGTAATGGGGGAATCAGTTGATCAGATGCTGCGTCAATTGCAACAGGCAAAGGAACTTGGTGCTGACCTTGTTGAGATTCGGTTGGACTACATTAAGAACTTCAGTCCAAGACAAGATCTCGAAACTTTGATTAAGCGCAGCCCTTTGCCAACACTCGTCACTTACAG GCCAAAATGGGAAGGTGGTGAGTATGAAGGAGATGAAAATAAGCGACAAGAGGCACTCATTTTAGCCATGGAATTGGGAGCGGATTATATTGATGTTGAACTAAAG GTAGCAAATGACTTCTACAGTTCTATTCAAGGGAAGAAGCCAGAAAAGGTCAAAATCATAGTTTCTTCCCACAACTATGAGAATACTCCATCTGCTGAGGAAATTGGCAATCTTGTTGCAACGATACAAGCCACTGGAGCTGACATAGTCAAGGTCGCAACAACTGCCTTGGACATAACGGACAATGCAAGAATATTTCAAGTGCTAGCGCGTTCTCAA GTCCCAATGATAGGACTTTTGATGGGTGAGAAGGGTTTGATCTCTCGTGTACTTAGTGCAaaatatgggtcatatgtcACATTTGGTACACTAGAGGCAGGTGAGGTATCAGCTCCTGGCCAGCCAACTGTAACGGATCTGTTGGAGTTATACAATTTTAGGCAGATTGGAGCCGATACCAAAGTACATGGTGTGATAGGAAATCCTATTGGTCACAGCAAAAGTCCTCATCTTTACAATGCAGCATTTAAAGCAAATAACTTCAATGGAATTTATTTGCCATTGCTGGTTGATAGCGTTGCAAACTTTATCAACACCTATAACTCCCCTGATTGGGTTGGATACAG TTACACAATTCCTCACAAAGAAGCTGGATTCAAATGTTGTGATGAGATCGATCCTAATGCCCTG GCAATAGGAGCTATTAGTTGCATGATCAGGAACCCAACTGATGGGAAGTTAAAGGGCTATAATGTTGACTATCTTGGAGCAATTGCAGCTATTGAGGAAGGACTTCGAG GATTAGGATTGAACGGTTCAAGTAATGGATCTGGTTCCCCATTAGCTGGTAGGTTATTTGTGGTCATGGGAGCTGGTGGTGCTGGAAAGGCACTTGCATATGGTGGAAAACAAAAGGGAGCAAGAGTTGTCGTTGCCAATCGCTCATTTG ACAAAGCCAAGATACTTGCCGACAAAGTTGGAGGAGAAGCTATTACTCTTGCTGAGTTGGCAAACTTCCATCCAGAGGATGGTATGGTTCTTGTAAATACCACATCTGTTGGAATGAAACCAAGAACTGATCAAACACCCATCCCAAAG GAAGCTCTGAAGAACTACTGTTTGGTATTTGATGCCATTTATACACCTAAATGGACCAGACTCTTGACCGAAGCACAAGAGTCTGGAGCAGCTGTGGTTTTTGGGACAGAAATGTTCCTTAACCAAGCATTTGTACAGGTCGAAAAGTTTTCTGGTATACCTG CAAATAAGCAACTGATCAGGGATACATTGGCAAGAAACACATGA
- the LOC133721005 gene encoding uncharacterized protein LOC133721005: protein MECNKDEAERAMQLSEKKIQNKDFKGAKEMALKAQRLYPQLDNISRLITVCEVHCSAEKKVGGSEMDWYGILQIQQFDDEATIKKQYRKLGLLLHPDKNRFTGAEAAFKLIGEANRVLTDQGSRSKYDIKLSALTGTKSLGHQSYFNFFGPKHSSAASSVLNIPQSRYTSVNLHQPVNVQQPVQPDTIKIACPSCKRMYDYNFANRLIFCQRCLGIFDASDLGPESLGNPVAPSQGSSKEASQRNGGTGYPSSTTNGNATSKAASATEGGGASKTVKRDIENGVGIEKQGVERSESGPLKSKNSRKSRNGKRGENATFDSGESSKTGKEKVGIPSEVSEHHTRRSSRSMHNHSFYESVNDDDDDENDDDVGDVKVNDDVNVSPSKVRESPFPTATRKKRVNAFAYGGVYRQTVLALCAMDEYRKLGKQRVRRKRSNTDEIELQVNELSMADSNGSKSVADNSGSKSVADNSGSKSVADNSGSKSVADNSGSKSVANNSGSKSMTSMRKIIEVPEPEFHRFVVSKDVLQKTFKANQTWVLYDPADGMPRRYACIKKVLHPGFRVKITWLEPDPDDQGEVDWCSKKLPVACGKFGLALTEEVTDHTVFSHEYIHSTKGRDKSSFRIYPRKGETWALYQDWDLGWSSEPEKHSQYKFDFVEVLSDFSEKFGTGVAYLGKVKGFVSLFEPAEQQGVLKFQVPPNDLYRFSHQIPSYKMSGSEGYGVPAGSFEFDPASLPASLFNRRSTVTIAKPSGFVPSGRARPAKKEVKKNDEPILIDYTVNNGSYIWIWSPGLRARVIRKLKPVMERNKGEAVRAMQLSEMKIQENDFAGAREMARIAHRLFPEDENISKLLALSEVYYSIFESGESSETGDTARADFEQFIEKVSSPSGNLNDDDDDDDSDDGDDDSDDDYDYDDDDDDEDDDYDYDYDGNNEYDDHDGDDDGDDDFVIAPKRLRERQLKSYTEKEEKNAVDGGVSTSVVSRPKRLRHSQFLSVINRMHDTFKDHNSISSIKSSSTPPSSSAAQFYDFNAQKSEEKIRVGQIWALYSDGNGMSKTFAQVKRINVRPNKRVQRTVSSGHFYLRMGLLEPFLEPKNMVEPVCCGTFKVKRAPPTLFSLTSLSHRVKARLLGQNIFEIIPRRGEVWALYKEHNPLVTYPNTGKGECLVVEVLEVQHQSTKIVVLEQLNGFKSVFKAPTVQSTKTGVIDIPQAELGRFSHQISAFKHTKVSHSRLAGCWELDPLSVSGYEKDGVPKCFFNCDPASLLNNPDYSCDLGDLKMDKRSMNTETHGLSGELLEGAAKSVIGSASIETGTKQETPFAERETSEKVESRVCHFFFGKDLVDSVKLEASHVLML, encoded by the exons ATGGAGTGCAACAAAGATGAGGCAGAAAGGGCAATGCAGCTTTCTGAGAAAAAGATCCAAAATAAGGACTTTAAAGGAGCAAAGGAGATGGCACTAAAGGCTCAACGACTCTACCCTCAGCTTGACAACATTTCTCGCTTAATTACAGTATGTGAAGTTCACTGTTCAGCAGAAAAGAAGGTAGGGGGATCAGAAATGGACTGGTATGGCATTCTTCAGATTCAGCAATTTGATGATGAAGCAACGATCAAGAAACAATACAGAAAACTTGGGCTGCTACTTCATCCCGATAAGAATAGGTTTACTGGGGCGGAGGCTGCTTTTAAGCTGATTGGGGAAGCAAACAGGGTGCTGACTGACCAAGGAAGTCGTTCTAAATATGACATCAAGTTGAGCGCTTTAACTGGTACCAAATCATTAGGTCATCAGTCATATTTTAACTTCTTTGGACCCAAACATTCCAGTGCTGCAAGTAGCGTTCTGAATATTCCTCAGTCACGGTACACTAGTGTGAATTTACATCAGCCGGTGAATGTACAACAACCGGTGCAACCAGACACAATCAAGATAGCTTGCCCCTCATGTAAAAGAATGTACGATTACAACTTTGCAAATCGACTCATATTTTGTCAAAGATGCCTAGGAATCTTTGATGCCTCTGATTTGGGTCCAGAATCTCTTGGGAATCCAGTAGCTCCAAGTCAAGGTTCTTCAAAAGAAGCTTCACAAAGGAATGGAGGGACTGGATACCCGTCTTCAACAACTAATGGAAATGCAACGTCAAAGGCGGCAAGTGCTACTGAAGGTGGTGGAGCCTCTAAGACTGTAAAGAGAGATATCGAGAATGGAGTTGGAATTGAGAAGCAAGGGGTTGAAAGGTCCGAGTCTGGTCCACTGAAGTCAAAGAATtcaagaaaatcaagaaacggAAAAAGAGGAGAGAATGCAACTTTTGATTCCGGTGAAAGTTCCAAGACTGGAAAAGAAAAGGTTGGTATTCCTTCTGAAGTCAGTGAGCATCACACCAGGAGATCTTCAAGGAGTATGCATAATCATTCCTTTTATGAATCTgtaaatgatgatgatgatgatgaaaatgatgatgatgttggCGATGTCAAGGTGAATGATGATGTCAATGTGAGTCCTTCGAAAGTGAGGGAAAGCCCATTTCCCACTGCTACTAGAAAGAAGAGGGTTAATGCATTTGCGTATGGTGGAGTGTATAGGCAAACTGTCTTGGCCCTTTGTGCTATGGATGAGTATAGGAAATTAGGAAAACAAAGAGTGAGGCGCAAAAGAAGCAACACTGATGAAATTGAGTTACAGGTAAATGAATTATCCATGGCAGATAGCAATGGCAGCAAGTCCGTGGCAGATAACAGCGGCAGCAAGTCCGTGGCAGATAACAGCGGCAGCAAGTCCGTGGCAGATAACAGCGGCAGCAAGTCCGTGGCAGATAACAGCGGCAGCAAGTCCGTGGCAAATAACAGCGGCAGCAAGTCCATGACATCCATGCGAAAGATCATCGAGGTTCCTGAACCTGAGTTCCATAGGTTTGTGGTCAGTAAAGATGtgttacagaaaacttttaaaGCCAATCAAACATGGGTTCTTTATGATCCAGCAGATGGCATGCCAAGACGCTATGCATGTATCAAGAAAGTCTTACACCCTGGATTTAGGGTGAAAATCACCTGGCTGGAGCCCGATCCTGATGACCAAGGTGAGGTTGATTGGTGTAGCAAAAAGCTGCCAGTTGCATGTGGTAAGTTTGGACTTGCGCTCACTGAAGAAGTTACAGATCATACTGTGTTTTCTCATGAGTATATACACTCCACAAAAGGCAGGGATAAAAGCTCTTTTCGGATATATCCTAGGAAGGGAGAAACCTGGGCCCTCTACCAGGATTGGGATTTGGGGTGGAGTTCTGAGCCTGAGAAGCATTCACAATACAAGTTTGATTTTGTAGAAGTCCTGTCAGATTTTTCTGAAAAGTTTGGCACTGGAGTTGCTTATTTAGGCAAAGTAAAAGGATTTGTCAGTTTGTTTGAGCCAGCTGAGCAGCAGGGGGTTCTCAAGTTTCAAGTTCCACCTAATGATTTGTATAGATTTTCTCATCAAATTCCTTCTTACAAGATGAGTGGTAGTGAAGGATATGGTGTTCCTGCTGGTTCTTTTGAGTTTGATCCTGCTTCTTTGCCTGCCAGTCTTTTCAATCGAAGAAGCACTGTCACCATAGCCAAACCTTCTGGCTTCGTACCTTCTGGTAGAGCTCGCCCTGCTAAGAAAGAGGTGAAGAAAAACGATGAACCAATTCTGATAGACTA CACTGTTAACAATGGTTCTTACATATGGATTTGGTCTCCAGGTTTGAGAGCTCGC GTGATTCGTAAACTTAAACCAGTAATGGAGAGGAACAAAGGGGAGGCAGTCAGGGCAATGCAACTTTCAGAAATGAAGATTCAAGAGAATGATTTTGCTGGAGCAAGGGAAATGGCACGAATAGCTCACCGACTCTTCCCTGAGGATGAGAACATTTCTAAATTACTTGCACTCTCTGAAGTCTACTATTCAATTTTTGAATCTGGTGAAAGCTCCGAGACTGGAGATACTGCTAGAGCTGATTTTGAGCAATTTATCGAAAAGGTCAGTAGTCCTTCTGGAAATCTAAATGATGATGACGACGATGATGATagtgatgatggtgatgatgatagtgatgatgattatgattatgatgACGATGACgacgatgaagatgatgattatgattatgattatgatgGCAACAATGAGTATGATGAtcatgatggtgatgatgatggtgatgacgATTTTGTGATTGCTCCCAAAAGGTTGAGGGAGAGACAATTGAAGAGTTATActgagaaggaggagaagaatgCAGTGGATGGTGGAGTATCTACAAGTGTTGTGAGTCGTCCAAAAAGGTTGAGGCACAGCCAATTCCTCAGTGTTATTAACAGAATGCATGACACGTTTAAGGATCATAATTCTATCAGTTCCATTAAAAGCTCCTCTACCCCTCCATCGTCATCAGCTGCTCAATTCTATGACTTCAATGCACAAAAGTCTGAGGAGAAGATTAGGGTTGGTCAAATATGGGCACTGTATAGCGATGGGAATGGAATGTCTAAGACCTTTGCTCAAGTTAAGAGGATTAATGTCAGGCCAAACAAAAGAGTTCAGAGGACTGTGTCTTCGGGGCATTTTTATTTGCGAATGGGATTGCTTGAACCTTTCTTGGAACCCAAAAACATGGTTGAGCCGGTGTGTTGTGGGACATTTAAAGTCAAACGAGCTCCACCTACACTGTTCTCCCTCACCTCATTATCTCATCGTGTAAAAGCCAGACTTTTGGGCCAGAATATATTTGAAATAATTCCTAGGAGAGGTGAAGTTTGGGCACTATACAAGGAGCACAATCCACTGGTGACCTATCCTAACACGGGGAAGGGTGAATGTCTAGTGGTGGAAGTGCTGGAAGTTCAGCACCAGAGTACAAAGATTGTGGTTCTGGAACAGCTTAATGGATTTAAGTCAGTTTTCAAGGCTCCAACAGTGCAGAGTACCAAAACTGGTGTCATTGATATACCGCAGGCTGAGTTGGGTAGATTCTCTCACCAGATTTCTGCTTTTAAGCATACCAAGGTGAGTCACAGTCGACTTGCAGGGTGTTGGGAGCTTGATCCATTATCAGTTTCTGGTTATGAGAAAGATGGTGTTCCCAAATGTTTCTTTAATTGTGATCCTGCTTCTCTGCTGAACAATCCTGACTACTCTTGTGACCTTGGTGATTTGAAAATGGATAAAAGAAGCATGAATACTGAAACTCATGGTTTGTCTGGTGAGTTACTTGAAGGTGCAGCTAAATCTGTAATAGGTTCTGCGAGCATAGAAACAGGTACGAAACAGGAGACACCTTTTGCTGAAAGAGAGACTTCTGAGAAAGTTGAATCACGAGTTTGTCACTTCTTCTTTGGTAAAGATTTGGTGGATTCCGTTAAGTTAGAAGCAAGTCATGTGTTAATGCTGTAG